In Cyprinus carpio isolate SPL01 chromosome B16, ASM1834038v1, whole genome shotgun sequence, the following are encoded in one genomic region:
- the alkbh8 gene encoding alkylated DNA repair protein alkB homolog 8, whose translation MVFLKDRYFCVEIVAAEWKQQNSNFRKTAGTKYEDLARGDQICGCTMDSSMDSTRSVRRTKEEKKLLRRQIKASHTLLKHEGISTASHPTKHLVVSNGGLGNGVSRESLLEVLKEGGTVESLLTPPAKPYAFVTYSSTEAGQNAYTLLNGRVLQCHDQSVALYFSYVEKVDSDRSVSSALPPGLSVLEDFVSPEEELQLLQAVDWTPHTDDVTVQKALKHRRVKHYGYEFRYDNNNVDKDKPLPGGLPAECDALLQRCLADGHISVLPDQLTVNQYQSGQGIPPHVDTHSAFEDPILSLSLGAKTVMDFKHPDGRSVAVVLPERSLLVMKGESRYLWTHGITPRKFDVVPVSEVEGSGVMTSDLSNLTLSRRGTRTSLTFRKIRHIPCNCAYPSVCDSQQPPSPPTVPVAEGDACYLEEQYVHQVYEEISSHFSSTRHSPWPHVRDFLLSLPPGSVLADIGCGNGKYLGINPEVISVGCDRSANLVQICVERGYEALVSDALSVPLRSGSCDACISIAVIHHFSTQERRQAAVRELVRLLKVGGRALIYVWAMEQEYNKQKSKYLKERTTGASVERSGELKTEENMFNQQEEHDRKIRSDMKCTEEQNVTQPRIHIHTNRTAFLSQDLLVPWHFKCNADKNKGARSGSTKGPLENTSEGPVFHRYYHVFQQGELEEMCCCVTGVKVLRSYHDQGNWCVELEKTHCNSS comes from the exons ATGGTCTTTTTAAAAGATAGGTATTTTTGTGTAGAAATCGTGGCCGCAGAATGGAAACAACAGAACTCAAATTTCAGAAAAACAGCAGGAACCAAGTATGAAGATCTGGCGCGAGGGGACCAAATATGCGGTTGCACAATGGATAGCAGCATGGACAGCACAAGAAGTGTGAGAAGAACTAAAGAGGAGAAAAAACTGCTTCGAAGGCAGATTAAAGCCAGTCACACATTATTGAAACACGAGGGCATAAGCACAGCGTCACATCCCACAAAG CATCTGGTGGTGTCTAATGGAGGTTTGGGGAATGGAGTGAGCAGAGAGTCACTGCTGGAGGTTCTTAAAGAGGGGGGTACTGTCGAGTCTCTCCTCACCCCTCCAGCGAAACCATACGCGTTTGTAACGTATTCTTCAACCGAAGCAGGCCAGAACGCATATACACTCCTCAATGGACGAGTGCTGCAGTGTCACGATCAAAGCGTGGCGCTTTATTTCAGCTATGTTGAGAAAG TGGACAGTGACAGGAGCGTGTCCAGTGCTTTGCCTCCTGGTCTGTCTGTGTTGGAGGATTTTGTGTCTCCAGAGGAGGAGCTGCAGCTGCTTCAGGCTGTTGATTGGACGCCACATACTGATGATGTCACAG TGCAGAAAGCTTTGAAACACAGAAGAGTGAAGCATTATGGGTATGAGTTTCGGTACGATAATAACAACGTTGACAAAGACAAGCCCTTACCAGGTG GCCTGCCGGCAGAATGTGATGCTTTATTACAAAGATGTTTGGCTGATGGCCACATAAGTGTCCTTCCAGACCAGCTCACTGTAAACCAATACCAAAGTGGACAAG GGATTCCCCCTCATGTGGACACTCACTCTGCTTTTGAGGATCCCATCCTTTCCTTGAGTCTCGGAGCAAAG ACAGTAATGGACTTTAAACATCCTGACGGTCGTTCTGTCGCTGTGGTGCTGCCAGAGCGGAGTCTGCTAGTAATGAAAGGAGAGAGCCGTTATCTGTGGACTCACgg CATAACGCCTCGGAAATTTGATGTGGTACCGGTGTCAGAGGTTGAAGGGTCAGGGGTCATGACCTCTGACTTGAGTAATCTGACCCTGAGCCGTCGTGGTACCAGGACATCTCTGACGTTCCGCAAAATCAGACATATACCATGCAACTGTG CCTATCCATCTGTATGTGATAGCCAGCAGCCGCCTTCTCCACCGACTGTGCCTGTTGCTGAAGGCGATGCGTGTTATTTGGAGGAGCAGTATGTTCATCAGGTCTATGAAGAGATTTCCTCCCACTTCAGCAGCACACGACACTCACCGTGGCCCCACGTGCGAGATTTTCTACTGTCGCTGCCGCCTGGAAGTGTTCTGGCAGACATTGGATGCGGCAATGGCAAATACCTGGGCATCAACCCTGAAGTTATATCA GTGGGCTGTGACCGCAGTGCTAATCTAGTGCAGATCTGCGTTGAGCGGGGTTATGAGGCATTGGTGTCAGATGCGCTGTCTGTCCCCCTGCGCAGTGGCAGCTGTGATGCCTGCATCTCTATTGCAGTCATACATCATTTCTCAACACAG GAGAGAAGACAGGCTGCTGTCAGAGAGCTGGTTCGGTTGTTAAAGGTGGGAGGAAGAGCTCTGATCTACGTTTGGGCCATGGAGCAGGAATACAACAAGCAGAAATCAAAATATCTGAAAGAAAGAACAACTGGAGCTAGTGTGGAGAGAAGCGGTGAGCTTAAAACAGAAGAGAACATGTTCAACCAACAGGAGGAGCATGATAGGAAAATTAGATCAGACATGAAATGCACAGAGGAGCAGAATGTGACACAGCCCAGAATCCACATCCACACTAACCGCACAGCTTTCCTCTCCCAAGACCTCCTGGTGCCATGGCACTTCAAATGTAATGCGGATAAGAACAAGGGAGCACGGAGTGGAAGCACAAAGGGCCCCTTGGAGAACACGAGTGAGGGGCCTGTATTTCACCGCTATTATCATGTCTTCCAGCAGGGAGAGCTAGAAGAGATGTGCTGTTGTGTGACAGGTGTTAAAGTGCTTAGGAGCTACCATGATCAGGGTAACTGGTGTGTGGAACTGGAGAAGACACATTGTAACTCTTCATAG
- the LOC109080520 gene encoding rRNA 2'-O-methyltransferase fibrillarin-like: protein MKPGFSPRGGGGGGFGGRGGGFGGRGGGFGGRGGGGGFGGRGGGGDRGGRGGFRGGRGGGGGGFRSPGGDGGFRGRGGGRGTPRGRGGRGGFRGGKQVTVEPHRHEGVFICRGKEDALVTKNMVIGESVYGEKRINVEEGETKIEYRAWNPFRSKLAAAILGGVDQIHIKPGAKVMYLGAASGTTVSHVSDIVGPEGLVYAVEFSHRSGRDLLNVAKKRTNIIPIIEDARHPHKYRMLVGMVDVIFADVAQPDQTRIVALNAHNFLKNGGHFVISIKANCIDSTAAPEAVFASEVKKMSSENMKPQEQLTLEPYERDHAVVVGVYRPPPKQKK, encoded by the exons atgaaacCAG GATTCAGCccaagaggaggaggaggcggcggctttggaggaagaggaggaggctttggaggaagaggaggcggctttggaggaagaggaggaggcggCGGCTTTggtggaagaggaggaggaggagaccgGGGTGGGAGAGGAGGATTTCGAGGAGGTAGAGGTGGTGGCG GTGGAGGATTCAGGTCCCCTGGAGGTGATGGTGGCTTCCGTGGACGAGGGGGCGGACGTGGCACTCCTAGAGGCCGGGGAGGACGAGGAGGGTTCAGAGGGGGCAAACAGGTGACCGTAGAGCCCCATAGACATGAAG GGGTTTTTATCTGCCGTGGTAAAGAGGACGCCCTGGTCACAAAGAACATGGTGATTGGAGAATCAGTGTATGGAGAAAAGAGAATAAATGTTGAG gAAGGGGAAACTAAAATTGAGTACAGAGCATGGAATCCTTTCCGGTCGAAGCTGGCCGCTGCCATTTTAGGAGGTGTTGACCAGATCCACATTAAGCCAGGAGCGAAGGTCATGTACTTAGGAGCCGCATCAGGAACCACTGTATCCCATGTTTCTGACATTGTTGGACCG GAGGGATTGGTGTACGCTGTCGAGTTCTCCCACAGATCAGGCAGAGACTTGCTGAATGTGGCAAAAAAGAGAACCAACATTATTCCCATCATTGAAGATGCACGACACCCGCACAAATACCGCATGCTTGTTG gtaTGGTGGACGTCATCTTTGCCGACGTTGCTCAGCCTGACCAAACAAGAATCGTTGCCCTCAATGCACACAATTTCCTGAAGAATGGAGGACATTTTGTTATTTCCATCAAG GCTAACTGCATTGATTCAACAGCCGCTCCAGAGGCAGTGTTTGCATCGGAGGTTAAGAAGATGAGCTCTGAGAACATGAAACCTCAGGAGCAGCTGACACTCGAGCCATATGAGAGAGATCACGCAGTTGTTGTGGGAGTCTACAG ACCGCCACCCAAGCAGAAGAAGTAG
- the LOC109080422 gene encoding G protein-activated inward rectifier potassium channel 4-like gives MSSFKGQDVEKQGIKLPKKWIDSNDKIPTDRTMVVGGGDTFDPPGGQSRKRRQRYVEKDGKCNVHHGNVRETYRYLTDIFTTLVDLKWRFNLLVFTLVYTTTWVFFGFIWWLIAYTRGDLDHADDNEWTPCVYNLNGFVSAFLFSIETETTIGYGYRVITDKCPEGIILLLVQAILGSIVNAFMVGCMFVKISQPKKRAETLMFSNKAVISMRDSKLCLMFRVGDLRNSHIVEASIRAKLIRSKQTREGEFIPLNQTDINMGFDTGDDRLFLVSPLIICHEINKNSPFWDISQEQVAREEFEIVVILEGMVEATGMTCQARSSYLNSEVLWGERFTPVLSLEEGFYEVDYDTFHHTYPTPTPSCSARELAELAKKGEAIPLPPISPPATLGEPPSPEETPEEETKAEEEAAEDSVSNGDVNRMECVQE, from the exons ATGAGTAGTTTTAAGGGCCAGGATGTGGAAAAACAAGGCATCAAGCTGCCAAAAAAATGGATTGATTCCAATGATAAA ATCCCCACAGACCGTACGATGGTTGTGGGAGGAGGAGACACTTTCGATCCTCCAGGAGGTCAGTCAAGAAAACGGCGTCAGCGCTATGTGGAAAAGGACGGCAAGTGCAACGTCCACCACGGAAACGTGCGCGAAACCTACCGTTACCTGACGGACATCTTCACCACACTTGTGGACTTAAAGTGGCGCTTCAATCTGCTGGTCTTCACACTGGTCTACACCACCACCTGGGTGTTTTTTGGCTTCATTTGGTGGCTCATCGCCTACACCCGTGGAGACCTGGACCACGCTGATGACAACGAGTGGACACCGTGTGTCTATAACCTCAATGGCTTTGTCTCAGCCTTCCTTTTTTCCATCGAGACCGAGACCACCATTGGTTATGGGTATCGTGTCATAACGGACAAATGCCCCGAGGGCATCATCTTGCTTCTGGTGCAGGCCATCTTGGGCTCCATCGTCAATGCCTTCATGGTGGGCTGCATGTTTGTGAAAATCTCACAACCAAAGAAACGCGCCGAAACGCTCATGTTTTCTAACAAAGCTGTGATATCCATGCGGGACAGCAAGTTGTGTTTGATGTTCCGTGTTGGCGACTTGCGTAACTCACACATTGTGGAGGCCTCCATCAGGGCAAAGCTCATCCGCTCTAAGCAGACCAGGGAAGGAGAGTTTATCCCCCTAAACCAGACGGACATCAACATGGGCTTCGACACGGGGGACGATCGGCTGTTCCTGGTGTCACCGCTGATCATTTGCCATGAGATCAACAAGAACAGCCCTTTCTGGGACATCTCTCAGGAGCAAGTGGCGCGAGAAGAGTTTGAAATAGTGGTCATTCTGGAAGGAATGGTGGAGGCTACAG GAATGACATGTCAAGCCCGCAGCTCATACCTGAACTCAGAGGTGCTTTGGGGAGAACGCTTCACCCCTGTGCTCTCGCTGGAGGAGGGATTTTACGAGGTGGATTATGACACTTTCCACCACACCTACCCCACACCAACCCCTTCCTGCTCTGCTCGGGAGCTTGCAGAACTGGCAAAGAAAGGGGAAGCTATCCCTTTGCCCCCTATTTCACCTCCAGCAACCCTGGGAGAGCCCCCAAGCCCAGAGGAGACGCCTGAGGAGGAGACCAAGGCAGAAGAAGAAGCAGCAGAAGACTCTGTTAGCAATGGTGATGTGAACAGAATGGAGTGTGTGCAAGAATGA